A window of Gallus gallus isolate bGalGal1 chromosome 3, bGalGal1.mat.broiler.GRCg7b, whole genome shotgun sequence genomic DNA:
AttagagaagcagaagaagcaaaCTGCTGGAAACCTCAACTAATAAAAGCTACGGTATTCCCTGAGCCTTTGGGATCCCAGCAAGGACACTGAGGGGGGCCCAGCTTCTTCCCTGAGGCAATAGATGCTGGCATTCACCTTTGccttccccacagccccccacagcAGTTGCAGTGACTGATGGTTGCCTTTCCACCTGGTGTGCTGAGGGCAGGTGGGAACAAGGAGCtactcatttccttccttttctcttgaaaatgaGTGCTATCTATCTGGGACAGGAAACCACTCACCAGTTCCTTCCTGAGCCACGTCAAAGCTTCATCGATGCTCTCAAAGTCGCCTATTTTCCCTGAGGTAAGTGTCACCTTGTCCTGGGCAGGGCTCCCGTTGAGGTGCAGCTGCACCTTTCTCAGAGGGACAGTGTCCTCTGCGCCCTTTTTGGCCTCGTTCCCCTCCTCATCCCCAACGGGTTGGGGGCTCTTCCATGCCTGCTCCTCCAGCTTCGCCTTCCACTCCAGGTAGGATGGGCGTCTTGTTTCCAGCCTCAGCTTCTCAGTCAGGGCCTTGAGGCTCCTTAGGTGATCATCAGGAGGAACAGCACTTCCAGTGCCAGCATCCGTTCTGTCCAGGGCCTCTTCTATCTGGATTTTAGGTAGGGACATTCTCCCTGGGGGTCAAACGGCATGTGGTGGGATTCCAAGGGTCGGAGGTGGGGTAGGATGCCCTGATGGCCACGTCTTGGATGACAGCTCCTGCTCAAGCCCCACGCCAAACCTGGGTGAACACctagaagaaaagcagagggctGTTTTCTACttttagaaggaaaagggaGCAAGAAGGGAGAGACAGCTCTTTGCAGAGCATTGGCTTTGGGAAAGGCACAGTGCCAAGGTGTGTTACCTCATCTCAGCTATCTGCTTCTGGGGCAGGAACAGACAGGCTCCAGCTGTTAGTGGAGCTCTGGTTACCTACATCTCCAATCTTTAAGGGGCTGTGAAAAGGTTGCCAGTGAGGCCAGGACACATTCACACACCCTTCTGAGGCCAAATCGTACTGACCAATGTCCTCTGGAGGCAGCAGTGGCTATTGCTGGGTGATGGGGTGTCCTGCTTGGCAAtcctatttcttttcacttacGCAAGATAGGGACAGATAAAGTAAGGCAACGCAAAAGTTTGAGCCAAAAGGAGAGCTGGGAAAATGCCttcacttgtttgtttgtttgtttgtttgtttgtttgttttcttgcccAGTTTTACAGATTTGGGTTTAGATTTAGGCTTGCTAAGGACACCAGCCTCCTGCCATGGGAATCAGATTCCACCCTTCCAGTGAGCCCTGGGGCAGGAGCACGGCCCCTTGGACAGTTTTGGGAGTAAGTGGGACACTGGTGTGGTTGGGCTCAGATGCTTACTCTCAGGGAAATTTGGACTTGTGGTTTCCATCTCTGACCGTCCCCAGTATGCCAATTGGAAATGGTCCATCACCCATGCTAACTTCTGAACTGCGACTCTGTAGTGTCTAGGAGAGGGTCAGCTAGTTTGGGCCAAAGCCAGCGCATGGGACTCCTCTGTGGGAGTTAAgctcaggcagctgctgcatACATTTCAGGTGGGATCAGATAAGAGACTTTCTCAAGGTCATATATTCATCTGCAGCTGAGCTAGGAATAGATCCAGAACTCTCGTCTACATgtcaaacacaaaacaaaatactttctgCCTGCCTGGTAACATGCCCAGAAAGACCAGCCAGGACGTACGCAGTTTCTAGCTGGATGCACTAAAACACAGCAATATGAGTTACTCAGCCATTCTCCTCCCTGCTACGTGTGCCCACAAAGACGTGTGCAGCTCTGAAACCCAGACCATAATTATGCCTCTCGAACCTTTTCAGCGAGAAgattcaatttaaaataaacaccaaCAGCGAGCAAGATTTATCCCACAATTGTGTGGAGGCACATGGGCTGAATGAGTAGTTGATAATATACACACAGACAGTCTGGGGGTGGAGAATTACTCATGTTGTGgtcttgttcctgctgctaTTTATGTTAATGAGGGTTTTACGGTGAGTGGGAGCAGGCCCAGATACTACACCAGTTTGAAGCCAAGAGCTCTCATGCCCGGAGCAgcacaattttctttcttctgctgaaaaataaatggcaggGAGGGGCGAGAAGAGGGCTGCCCATTCAGAGAGTCAGGACATGCACCAACTTGTGCACCGAGCTGAGAGCACACTGACAAATTTTGCTCCAGTGCTGCTTTCTAGCCCATCAAAGTCAATAAAGGGTAGCACCTAATGAGTTCAAAGACCTTaatcaggttggatggggccctgggcggactggtctagtaccagatctggaggtcaGTGGCCCTGACTGTGGCAGAgtggttggagcttgatgatccttggggtcccttccagcccaagccattctatgattccattaaGTAACCAAGTGTTTTTCCCTCTGGTGGGATGGAGATTGCTAGGTGTGGCTGAATCCAGATGTCCAAAAGCTGAACACGCCGGGCTGCTGGATTTGGTGCTCCTTAACAGAGATAATATTCTTACTGTAAGGCTGATGTTGTCAAACATCACAGCGTCAAAGCAGAGGCTCCACAAACTCTTTTATCTTGTGTCTCAGCACAAGCCAGCAGCTTGTGTTGCCTGCTGAGGGAGTGGGTACTTATGCACCGTTCCAGCCCATCCTACGCCCCCCACGTGCAATATGAAACTCCTCATCATTCAGTGGACAGACCCCAGGCAGGCACATCTGTCCTCCAgcttctccaaactgaaaatAGGCAGAAAGGAGCTGCCTCAGATTTCATATCGATATCTCAGACTTGGGCGAAAGACCTGCTGCAGAAAGAGAGCTCTGAAATTGGTACGCGTGTGAAAAATGTCTGTGTGTAATCCAAACCTGCCCGCTGCCCCTGAGCTAGCTAATTCCCAGGAACAAACCTGGCCTCCAGGCTCACTTTCCtcataagaaaaagaattggaGTGGTTAACCCTCGATTTGTCTTCTTTATCACATCTGGTCTCTGTTGGTTCATGCCGTGCCGAATTAGGGGTAACAAGAGGTTGGCACCAAAATGGTGACCAAAACCCAACAGGTGTCCCCCTTTCCTTTCATGAGAGCTATCAATCCTGAACGTACAGGACACATCAGTTCACCAGGTCAACAGAAtgcctttcatttccttactGGGTCAGGCTCCCATGGAAAAGTCAGCTTCATTGACCCCCTTGGCAAGCTGCAATGCAAAGGGATTAGCAGTAGCATGCAAATGGGATGGAGAAGTAACAGGACTGTCATGTGGATGGGGTGTGAAGTCCCATCATGCCAAGACTCACTGAGCAAGCATGCCTTCAGGCTTGGCTTTTACACCTTTGCAAGTCAGCAGAGCAAACGCTTCCCTCTCCCACATCTGACATA
This region includes:
- the FAM167A gene encoding protein FAM167A; the protein is MSLPKIQIEEALDRTDAGTGSAVPPDDHLRSLKALTEKLRLETRRPSYLEWKAKLEEQAWKSPQPVGDEEGNEAKKGAEDTVPLRKVQLHLNGSPAQDKVTLTSGKIGDFESIDEALTWLRKELAEMRLQDQQLARQLMRLRSDINKLKIEQTCHLHQRMLNDATYELEERDELADLFCDFPLVNSFSLSTPLKLIGVTKMNINSRRFSLC